GAGGGTGTCCTTGTCCAGCACGATCACGTCGCCGGGTGCGGCCAGACAGTAATTCATCGCGACGCCACAGGCATTGGAATAGCTCGCCAGCTGGTTCGTATGGTTGCTGTCCACCGCCACCGCGACCAGCCAGCCCTTGTCGAGTTGGAGCGTCGGCGCGTAGGTCGGCAACGCGGCGATGTCGCTGGGGTCGCTCTTCGAATCATTGCCGGCAGCAAACACCACCAGGCCACCGTGTTGCACCACGAACGGCGCATAGGCGTTGCCGAAAGCCTGGTTGATGGAATTGTTGCCGGTATCCCAGTAAATGCCGCCCCAGGAATTGTTCATCACCTGCACCCCGGCAGCGATCATGGCCGGGTTGAGCGTCTGCGCAAAGAACGCCGCATCGGCGGCAGTGACTTCATTGCCCTGCCCCGAGCCGTCATCCTTGGGTGTCACGTCGCTGATGATTCGCGCGGATACCAGGGTGGCGCCCGGCGCAATGCCACCGGGGAACCTGCCAAACGCGGTACCGGCAGCAATCTCCGACACCCACGTGCCATGGCCCACCACGTCATCGATGGCAGTGTTGTTGCTGCCCGGGTCGACGTAGATCAACTCCTGCGAAACGCGCCCCGAGACGGTCGGATTGTTACGCATGATGCCGCTGTCGACGATCCCGATCACCACGCCGGTGCCGGTGTAGCCCTGATTGTGTGCGGCGTACGCGTTGGTGATGTAAAGCTGGGCATCCCGCGGCGGCGGATTGTTCGAGGTGGTGGGCGGCGGCGAGCTCGGCGTCGTCGGTGGCGGTGTCGGCTTGACGTTGCCGCCACCGCCGCAGGCGCTCAACCCCAGCGCCACCGCCACCAGCAGCGCCAACTCGCGACGCCGGAAAACCGAATCGAATCTGTTCATCATGCCCCCGCACGCGCGTTTCGACCTGACCACCGTCGGCGCAGCCAGCCCACCCGGCGCAGTCCCCGCACGCATCTTCGCACAACGAAATTCCAATGAAACACCCGCAAGTCCTTGCGCCCCAAGGATTCGCGTCGGTTTGCCCAGCTTCCCGACGGGCTGCGATAATCAATGGGTTTCCTTTCAGGCGTTCGCGCCCCACCAAAGTCTTGCAAGCGGAGTTGTCCATGTCGGATGTCAGCGTCGTCATCGTCGGTTCGAAGCGCACAGCGATCGGCTCGTTCCTCGGCCAGTTCACCGGCGTCCCCACCCCGAAGCTCGGTTCCGTCGCCATTCGCGCGGCGCTGCAGCAGTCCGGCGTGGCCCCGGCCGACGTCAGCGAGGTGATCATGGGTTGCGTGCTTCCCGCCAACCTCGGCCAGGCGCCGGCGCGCCAGGCGGCGCTGGGCGCGGATCTGCCGGTCGGCACCGGCTGCACCACCATCAACAAGGTGTGCGGCTCGGGCATGAAGGCGATCATGCTCGGCCATGACCTGATCAAGGCGGGCTCGGCCAACGTGGTGGTGGCGGGTGGCATGGAGTCGATGACCAATGCGCCGCACATGGTCAACGCCCGCACCGGCATCCGCTACGGCGATGGCCAGCTGGTCGACCACATGGCCTGGGACGGCCTGACCAACCCCTACGACGGCAAGGCGATGGGCGTGTTCGGCGAACTGTGCGCCGACAAGTACCACTTCACCCGCGAAGAGCAGGACGCGTTCTCGATCGAGTCGGTCAACCGGGCCAAGGCGGCCCAGCAGAACGGCGCCTTCGCCGACGAGATCGCCTCGGTCACGGTGAGCGGTCGCAAGGGTGACGTGGTGGTCGATACCGACGAGCAGCCGGGTCGTTCCGACGTGGCGAAGATCCCCACGTTGAAGCCCGCCTTCCGCAAGGAGAACGGCACGATCACCGCGGCCAGCTCCTCCAGCATTTCCGACGGTGCCGCTGCGGTGGTGCTGCTTTCCGCCGACGACGCGAACAAGCGGGGACTGAAACCGCTGGCGCGGATCGTGGCCCACGCCACCCATGCGCAGGAGCCGCAGTGGTTCACCACCGCGCCGGTCAGCGCGATCCAGAAGGTGCTGGACAAGGCTGGATGGAAGGTCGGCGACGTGGACCTGTTCGAGATCAACGAGGCGTTCGCCGTGGTCGCGATGACGCCGATGAAGGAGCTGGGCATCCCGCACGACAAGCTCAACGTCAACGGCGGTGCCTGCGCACTGGGTCACCCGATCGGTGCCAGCGGTGCGCGGCTGGTGGTGACCCTGTTGAACGCGCTGAAGATGCGTGGCCTGAAGCGCGGCGTGGCTTCCCTGTGCATCGGCGGTGGCGAGGCGACCGCCATCGCGATCGAATCCATTGACTGATCCCGAGGCCGACCGGCCACTGTCGCGCAATATTCACATGACGGCCGGTTAAATCTGTTTTTAATACGCACTGAAGGGTCGCCATAAACATCTGGCGCAATGTCCACGAAAGCGTTATTAATACACGGCCAAACGGCATTCCACGGCAAAGGAGATCCACCATGAAGTTTACGCGTACCCTACTCGCCGCCGCGCTCGTCGCGCTGTTGGCGGCATGCAGCAACGGCGCGCAGGATTCCGCGCAGGACGCCCAGAAGTCGGCTGATACCGCACAGCAGGCTGCCGATACGGCGCAGCAGGCTGCCGCGGCAGCTCCGACCCCGGCGACTGAGCAGGCTGCAGACCAGGCCAAGACCGCTGCTGACGCAGCTGGCCAGGCCGCCGATCAGGCTGCACAGGCTGCCGTCGCGGCTTCCGCCGCTGCTCCGGCCAACACCGATGCGTCGAAGGACGCCATGTCCCAGGCCAAGGACGCCGCCGGCAACGCTGCCGACGCCGCCGACAAGGCTGCCGACGCTGCGAAGGACGCCGCTGGCAACGCCAAGGACGCTGCCGACAAGGCCAAGGACGCGATGAAGGGTCACTGATCCCTCTCGGTTCTGCATTAAAAAAACGGTCGCCTCGTGCGACCGTTTTTTTTGGCCCGTGATTAACCGGCTGCACGGAGTGTTTTTGTCACGGCACAACGCCGGCTATCATCCATGGTTTGCCCCAACGGGAACCCGACCGTGAGCTTCCATTCATGAGCGTCATTGCATCGCAGATCGATCCGCGTTCGCCCGAATTCCAGGCCAGCAGCCAGCAGTTGCGCACCGTGGTCGAGGACCTGCAGCGCGAACTGGCCCGCAGCGCCGAGGGCGGCGGCGCCAGGGCGCGCGAAAAGCATGTGGCCCGCGGCAAGCTGCTGCCCCGCGAGCGCATCCGCGCCCTGCTCGATCCCGGCTCGCCGTTCCTCGAACTGTCGCCGCTGGCGGCGCATGGCATGTACGACGGCGACGCGCCTGCCGCCGGCGTGATCACCGGCATTGGCCGGGTCAACGGCACCGAGGTGGTGGTGGTCGCCAATGACGCCACGGTCAAGGGCGGCACCTATTTTCCGATGACCGTGAAGAAGCACCTGCGCGCGCAGGAAGTGGCGCTGGAAAACCGCCTGCCCTGCGTCTACCTGGTCGACTCCGGCGGCGCCTTCCTGCCGCTGCAGGACGAGGTGTTCCCGGACAAGGAGCACTTCGGCCGGATCTTCTACAACCAGGCGCGGATGTCGGCACTGAACATCCCGCAGATCGCCGTGGTGATGGGCTCGTGCACCGCTGGCGGCGCCTACGTGCCGGCGATGAGCGACGAGACCATCATCGTGCGCGAACAGGGCACGATCTTCCTCGGCGGCCCGCCGCTGGTGAAGGCCGCCACCGGCGAGGTGGTGGACGCCGAAACGCTGGGGGGCGCGGACGTCCATACGTCCATCTCCGGCGTGGCCGACCACTTTGCCGAGAACGACGCGCACGCGCTGGCGATCGCGCGCGACATCGTGGCCCACCTCAACCGGAAGAAGGAGATGCCGCTGGCGTTGCGCGCCCCCGTTGAACCGAAATATCCAGCCGAAGAACTCTACGGCGTGATCCCGGCCGACACCCGCCGCCCGTTCGACATCCGCGAGGTGATCGCGCGCGTCGTCGACGGATCGGAGTTCCACGAGTTCAAGGCGCGCTACGGCAAGACCCTGGTCTGCGGCTTCGCGCACATCCACGGCTACCCGGTGGGCATCGTCGCCAACAACGGCATCCTGTTCGCCGAGAGCGCGCTCAAGGGCGCGCACTTCATCGAGCTGTGCAACCAGCGCAACGTGCCGCTGGTGTTCCTGCAGAACATCACCGGCTTCATGGTCGGCAAGAAGTACGAGCAGGCCGGCATCGCGAAGGACGGCGCCAAGATGGTCACCGCGGTGGCCTGCTCGCACGTGCCGAAGTTCACCGTGGTGATCGGCGGCAGCTTCGGCGCCGGCAACTATGCGATGTGCGGTCGGGCCTATGGCGCCCGCTTCCTGTGGATGTGGCCGAACGCGCGCATCTCGGTGATGGGCGGCGAGCAGGCCGCGAGCGTGCTGGCCACGGTGAAGCGCGACGGCATCGAGGCCAAGGGTGGCGAGTGGTCGGCCGACGAGGAGGAAGCCTTCAAGGCGCCGCTGCGGGAGCAGTACGAGCGTCAGGGCCATCCGTACTACGCCAGCGCCCGCCTGTGGGACGACGGCATCATCGACCCGGTCGACACGCGGCGGGTGCTGGGCCTGGCCATCTCCGCGTCGATGAACGCACCGATCGAGCCGCAGCGTTACGGCGTGTTCCGCATGTAAGCTTTTCCGTCACGTACAACGACTTCACAGGGGAAGTCAGGGATGATTGTCGGTATCGATCTGGGCACCACGCATTCGTTGATCGGCTGTTACGACGAAACGGGGCCGCGGCTGTTCGCGAATGCGCTGGGCGAGTTCCTCACGCCCTCGGTGGTCAGCGTCGATGAAGCCGGCCAGGTGATCGTCGGTCAGCCGGCCCGCGATCGGCTGGTCAGCCATCCGCAGAGGAGCGTGGCCAGTTTCAAGCGCTGGATGGGCACCTCGCGCGAGACCCGGCTGGGCACGCACGGCTTCCGCCCGGAAGAACTGTCCGCGCTGATCCTGCGCTCACTGCTCGCCGATGCCGACGCGGCGCTGGGGGAAAAGGTCGACGAGGCCGTCATCAGCGTGCCGGCGTATTTCTCCGACGCCCAGCGCAAGGCCACCCGCGCCGCCGGCGAGCTGGCCGGCATCCGCGTCGAGCGGCTAATCAACGAACCGACCGCTGCCGCGCTGGCCTACGGCCTGCGCGAGCAATCCGACGGCGCCCGCTTCCTGGTCTTCGACCTCGGTGGCGGCACCTTCGACGTGTCGGTGCTGGAGATGTTCGAGGGCGTGGTCGAAGTCCATGCCAGCGCCGGCGACAACTTCCTTGGCGGCGAGGACTTCCTCGACCTGCTGGAACAGACCTGCCGCGCCGACCTCAAACTCGCCGACGACGCGCTGGACGCCAGCCAGCGCGGCCAGTTGCGACGGCGGCTGGAGGCGGCCAAACGCACGCTGGGCAGCGAAGGTCATGCACGCATCGATTTCGCGCTGGGCGACCGGCAGCTGGACTGGCGGATCGACGAGGAACGCTTCAACCGGCTGGCCGATCCGCTGGTGCAGCGCATGCGTGCACCGCTGGAGCGGGCGATGCGCGATGCCCGGCTAAAGCCGGAACAGCTGGACGAGATCGTGCTGGTCGGCGGCGCCAGCCGCATGCCGCTGGTCGCCCGCACGGTGTCGCGCATGTTCGGCCGGTTGCCGCTGCGTCACGTGAATCCCGACCAGGCCATCGCGCTGGGTGCCTGCATCGCGGCTGGGCTGAAGTCGCGCGACCAGCGCCTGGACGAGATCATCCTCACCGACGTCTGCCCGTATTCGCTGGGTACCGAAGTGGCGCGCCGCGACGAACAGGGGCGCGCCGTGACCGGCTTCTTCGAACCGGTCATCCAGCGCAACAGCACGGTGCCGGTCAGCCGCGAGGAGACGTTCTGGCCGGTCCAGGAACGGCAAAGGCAAGTGCAACTGGACGTCTATCAGGGCGAGAGCCCGCTGGTCGAGAAGAACATCAAGCTGGGCGAGCTGACGGTGGACATCGACCCGACGCTGTCGATCGCGGAGAACGCGGTGACCGTGCGCTTCACCTACGACATCAACGGTGTGCTGCAGGTCGAAGCGCACGTGCACGCCAGTGATCGCCGCTACGAGCTCCTGCTGGAACAGAATCCGGGCCTGCTCGACGCGCAGCAGATCCGCGAACGCCTGGCAGCGCTGAACGACCTCAAGATCCATCCGCGCAGCAAGCACGAGAACCTCGCCATGCTGGCCCGCGCCGAGCGCCTGTACGAGGAACACCTGCATGCGCGCGACCAGTTGCAGGAATGGATCGCGCGTTTCCGCACCGCACTGGAAAGCCAGGACGAGGCGATCATCCGCGAGCATCGCCGCGAATTCGGCCGCGCGCTGGATACGCTGGAGTCGGCCTGATGTCGCCGTTCGAGCTGCTCGGACTGGCCACCGACGCCGACGAACGCGCGATCAAGCGCGCGTATGCCCAGCGGCTTCGCTGCACCCGCCCCGACGACGACCCACAAGGGTTCCAGCAATTGCATGCCGCCTATCAGGCGGCGCTGGCCCATTGCCGGGCCGCGGCCGTCCATGAGTCCTTACCATCGCATGAGCCGATGCGTGAGCCATCCCTGCCCTTGCCCTCCGCATCCTTGGCAGCCACGGCCGCACCGGATCTCCCGGCCGCCATCGAGCCACCCGCGCCGCCTCGTTTCGACCTGGACGCATTCTGCAGCGCCGTGTTTGTGCAGGCTTCGATCGGCGATGCCGCGACGCTGCAGGCGTGGCTGGCGGGCCGCCAGGAACTGTGGTCGTTGCAGTTCAAGACGCGGATCGGCCGATACCTGCTGAACGAGCTCCACGAACAGGCGCCACCGATGCCGGTCGACTGCATGGAGGCCCTGCTGCGCTTCTTCGATCTCGATCACGCACTGGCCGACCACGATCCACTGGCCATGCTGCAGCTCACCCGGCGTTCTCGACTGGCCTGGCAACTGCAGGACAGCGACGAAGAAAGTCTTGGCGCGCGGCTGGAACTGCGTACGCCGCTGCAACGCTGGCAGGCGCATTGGGTTCTGCGCCAGTTGCAGCGCCCGTTCCGCTGGCTGCGCGTGCTCTGGCTGGGCGTGAATTTCGCCGTTCCCGAACGCATCGCGGATTTCGTCGCCGAGGTAAGCGACAACCACCCGGAAGACCTGCCCGAAACGATCGACCGCACCCAGCTCGGGTTCTGGCTGGCTGCTGCAGATCGTCAGCGCGTCACTCGTCCGCGGCTGATCCTGGGTGGCGTCCGCAGCGTGGGCATGCTGCTGCTTGGCATCGTGCTGGCGCCGCTGCTGAGCTTGCTCTACATCGACAGCATCGCGCTTCGCCCCATGCTGGTCGTGGCCGGCGTCGTGATGGTGCCGAGTGCGCTGTGGGCTCTCTGGATGGCCTGGTCTGCGCTCGTCTTCTGGTACATCGAACGGGAACCGGCCGGACGGCAGCGCGCCGCGCGCAAGTACGTGGTGCCGCTCCTGTGCGGTGCCGGCGTGGTGCTTGGCGCTTTGGGGCAGGACGGTCCCGGACTCGTGCTGATCGCCCCGGCCTTGTGGCTTTCGGTTCGTCGCTACTGGTACCACCACGCGAGCCGCTACGCGGTCTTCAACTCGGGCTACGTCCGACTGGCGCTGCTGTTGGCCATTCCTGTGCTCCACGCCGTATTGAATGCGGGCCTGGGCGCAGACCTGCTGTCATCCGGTGATGTCATCGCCGCGGCAGCCATGCTGGCATGGGCGGCCGATCTGCGAAGGCAGCCCCGGGGTCAGGCCAGCGTTCGCTGACCGAGGTTCGATGCAGCATCGTCAACGGACATGGTGCGCGACGGCGTCGTGCCGGTCGGGACTCGCCGCGTTTGCTGACGCCGCATGAAGCGCGCGCCCCACCACAGCACCACCAGGGTCATGCCATGGAACACCATCTGCATGCCGGCCGGGCGGGCGTCGTAACCGATCAGCACATGGGCGGTCTGGCCCAGCAGCGAGCCGTTGCCGAGCAGCCACGAGCTGTCCCACAACGGCTGCCCCCAGGCCGGCAGCAGGTCGGCCTGGATCAGGTAGCGTGCGGCGCTGGAGGCCAGTCCAGCGGCCAGCAGCACCAGCATGGCGTTGGTGGCGCCGAAGAAGTGGCGCAACGGAATCCGCAACAAGCCCGCATACAGGCCGAAACCCACGGCCGCGCCGGCCAGCACGCCAAGCGTCAGCCCGGCCCACAGGTGATCCGCACCGCCGGCGCGCATGCCGTACAGGAACAGCACCACTTCCGAACCTTCACGCAGCACCGCCAGGGCCACCACCAGCAACAGCAGGCCCAGCGAACTGGCGCCGCTGTGCACGGCCGTGCCCAGTGCCTGCATCTGCCGGCTCAATTCCCGCCCATGGCTGGACATCCACAACACGTGCCAGCCGATCATCAGCACGGCGGCGATCAGGATGGCCGCGTTGAACAACTCCTGGCCCGCGCCGCTGAAGGCATCGGCCAAGAGGTTGGCCGACAACGCCACCAGCACCGCGCCCAGCGCGCCGAGCGCGATGCCGCCGCCGACAAACCAGCCGCGCCGCGGCACGCCGCGGGTGGCGGCGGCGACCACGGTGACGATCAGCGCCGCTTCCAGCACTTCGCGAAATACCAGCAAGGCGATGGCCCACATGGCGCTACTCCACCACCAGCGTGCCCTGGGCCGTGGGCTGGTGGAAGTCGCCGTAGAAGCGGTAGCGACCCGGCTTGAACGGACCGATGAAGATGCTGATGCGGCTGTTCGGCATCACGATCTTCTCCGCCGGAAAATCATCGCTCTCGAATTCCTCCGGTGACGGGTCCTGGTTGACCAGTTCCACCTTCACCCGGGTATTGGCGGGGATATGCAGCTCGGCGGGCTGATAGCGGTGGTCTTTCAGGGTCAGCGTGTAGCCGGGCACGTCGGTCGCGCTGGCCAGCAGTGGCAGCATCAAGGCGAGCAAGGCGGACATCAGGATTTTCATGGCTTGGTCATGCCTCATCCAGTTGATTGATAATCATTATCAACCATGGCGACAAGAAAGCCCGCATTCAAGCCCTCCGCCCGACAAGGCACGGGTCTGGCATCGCTGCGGGCAACGGGCGTCATTCTGGCAGCAGAATGCAAGCGGGCCCCTGATCTGGATCAGGAGCCCGGCTGGAATGGAGGGCAGCAAGCCGACGCAGTTCAGTCCTGCGGCGGTTCCCCACGCAGGCGCACGTCGTTGGGCAGCATGTCGGTACGCTCCCGGTTTTCCTCGCGCTGGGACTCGAAGAAACGCTGCACCTGCTGGCAGACCGGCATGGTGTTGTCGCGGGTGGCCGCGGAGACCAGGAACCACGGCGCGGTCCAGCCCAGCTCGGCGACCACCTGCTCCGCCGCTGCCTGGCGTTCGTCCTCGGCCAGCAGATCGGCCTTGTTCAGTACCAGCCAGCGCGGACGCTCCAGCAGTTCGGGATTGAACTTCTCCAGCTCCTGTTCGATCGCCCGCACCTGACCGGCCACGTCGGAGCCGTCGATCGGCGCGATGTCGACAATGTGCAGCAACAGGCTGGTGCGCGACACATGACGCAGGAACTGGATGCCCAGACCGGCACCTTCGGAGGCGCCCTCGATCAGGCCGGGGATGTCCGCGATCACGAAGCTCTGGTCGGTACCCAGGCTGACCACGCCCAGGTTCGGATGCAGGGTGGTGAACGGGTAATCCGCCACCCGCGGCGTCGCCGCCGACACGGCGCGGATGAAGGTCGACTTGCCGGCATTCGGGAAACCGAGCAGGCCGACATCCGCCAGCAGGCGCAGCTCCAGCTTCAGCTCGCGCACGTCGCCCGGCGTGCCCGGCGTGGCCTTGCGCGGGGCCCGGTTCACCGAGGTCTTGAAATGGATATTGCCCAGTCCGCCCTTGCCGCCCTGGGCCACCAGCATGCGCTGGCCGTGGCTGGTCAGGTCGCCGATCACCTCGTCGGTGTCGACATTGGTGATCATGGTGCCGACCGGCACGCGGATCGTGGTGTCCTCGCCGCCCTTGCCGTACATCTGGCTGCCCATGCCGTTCTCGCCGCGCTTCGCCTTGAAGCTGCGCTGGTGGCGGAAGTCGATCAGCGTGTTCAGACCCTCGTCGGCCACCAGCCAGATCGAGCCGCCGAAGCCGCCGTCGCCGCCGTCGGGGCCGCCGAACGGGATGAACTTCTCGCGGCGAAAGCTGATGCAGCCATTGCCGCCGTCACCGGCCATAACCTTGATGTGTGCTTCGTCGACGAATTTCATGGGGGAGCCGGGAATAGGGAATGGAGAATCGGGAATGGGAAGAGCGCGCAATCAGGATAGGGTACGGGACTTGCGGAAACCCCGCTTTTACCATTCCCGATTCCCCATTCCCGATTCCCTGCCGCAAACGAAAAGCCCCGCCGAGGCGGGGCCTTCGCTATCGCATCGCGACAGGCTTACGCCTGGACGACGTCGACGAAACGGCGGTTCTTGTCGCCACGGATGGCGAACTTGACGGTGCCGTCGATCAGCGCGAACAGGGTGTGGTCACGACCCAGACCCACGCCCACACCCGGATGGAACTGGGTGCCGCGCTGA
This is a stretch of genomic DNA from Rhodanobacter sp. FDAARGOS 1247. It encodes these proteins:
- a CDS encoding acetyl-CoA C-acyltransferase, encoding MSDVSVVIVGSKRTAIGSFLGQFTGVPTPKLGSVAIRAALQQSGVAPADVSEVIMGCVLPANLGQAPARQAALGADLPVGTGCTTINKVCGSGMKAIMLGHDLIKAGSANVVVAGGMESMTNAPHMVNARTGIRYGDGQLVDHMAWDGLTNPYDGKAMGVFGELCADKYHFTREEQDAFSIESVNRAKAAQQNGAFADEIASVTVSGRKGDVVVDTDEQPGRSDVAKIPTLKPAFRKENGTITAASSSSISDGAAAVVLLSADDANKRGLKPLARIVAHATHAQEPQWFTTAPVSAIQKVLDKAGWKVGDVDLFEINEAFAVVAMTPMKELGIPHDKLNVNGGACALGHPIGASGARLVVTLLNALKMRGLKRGVASLCIGGGEATAIAIESID
- a CDS encoding carboxyl transferase domain-containing protein, with the translated sequence MSVIASQIDPRSPEFQASSQQLRTVVEDLQRELARSAEGGGARAREKHVARGKLLPRERIRALLDPGSPFLELSPLAAHGMYDGDAPAAGVITGIGRVNGTEVVVVANDATVKGGTYFPMTVKKHLRAQEVALENRLPCVYLVDSGGAFLPLQDEVFPDKEHFGRIFYNQARMSALNIPQIAVVMGSCTAGGAYVPAMSDETIIVREQGTIFLGGPPLVKAATGEVVDAETLGGADVHTSISGVADHFAENDAHALAIARDIVAHLNRKKEMPLALRAPVEPKYPAEELYGVIPADTRRPFDIREVIARVVDGSEFHEFKARYGKTLVCGFAHIHGYPVGIVANNGILFAESALKGAHFIELCNQRNVPLVFLQNITGFMVGKKYEQAGIAKDGAKMVTAVACSHVPKFTVVIGGSFGAGNYAMCGRAYGARFLWMWPNARISVMGGEQAASVLATVKRDGIEAKGGEWSADEEEAFKAPLREQYERQGHPYYASARLWDDGIIDPVDTRRVLGLAISASMNAPIEPQRYGVFRM
- a CDS encoding molecular chaperone HscC: MIVGIDLGTTHSLIGCYDETGPRLFANALGEFLTPSVVSVDEAGQVIVGQPARDRLVSHPQRSVASFKRWMGTSRETRLGTHGFRPEELSALILRSLLADADAALGEKVDEAVISVPAYFSDAQRKATRAAGELAGIRVERLINEPTAAALAYGLREQSDGARFLVFDLGGGTFDVSVLEMFEGVVEVHASAGDNFLGGEDFLDLLEQTCRADLKLADDALDASQRGQLRRRLEAAKRTLGSEGHARIDFALGDRQLDWRIDEERFNRLADPLVQRMRAPLERAMRDARLKPEQLDEIVLVGGASRMPLVARTVSRMFGRLPLRHVNPDQAIALGACIAAGLKSRDQRLDEIILTDVCPYSLGTEVARRDEQGRAVTGFFEPVIQRNSTVPVSREETFWPVQERQRQVQLDVYQGESPLVEKNIKLGELTVDIDPTLSIAENAVTVRFTYDINGVLQVEAHVHASDRRYELLLEQNPGLLDAQQIRERLAALNDLKIHPRSKHENLAMLARAERLYEEHLHARDQLQEWIARFRTALESQDEAIIREHRREFGRALDTLESA
- a CDS encoding J domain-containing protein, encoding MSPFELLGLATDADERAIKRAYAQRLRCTRPDDDPQGFQQLHAAYQAALAHCRAAAVHESLPSHEPMREPSLPLPSASLAATAAPDLPAAIEPPAPPRFDLDAFCSAVFVQASIGDAATLQAWLAGRQELWSLQFKTRIGRYLLNELHEQAPPMPVDCMEALLRFFDLDHALADHDPLAMLQLTRRSRLAWQLQDSDEESLGARLELRTPLQRWQAHWVLRQLQRPFRWLRVLWLGVNFAVPERIADFVAEVSDNHPEDLPETIDRTQLGFWLAAADRQRVTRPRLILGGVRSVGMLLLGIVLAPLLSLLYIDSIALRPMLVVAGVVMVPSALWALWMAWSALVFWYIEREPAGRQRAARKYVVPLLCGAGVVLGALGQDGPGLVLIAPALWLSVRRYWYHHASRYAVFNSGYVRLALLLAIPVLHAVLNAGLGADLLSSGDVIAAAAMLAWAADLRRQPRGQASVR
- a CDS encoding FTR1 family protein; translation: MWAIALLVFREVLEAALIVTVVAAATRGVPRRGWFVGGGIALGALGAVLVALSANLLADAFSGAGQELFNAAILIAAVLMIGWHVLWMSSHGRELSRQMQALGTAVHSGASSLGLLLLVVALAVLREGSEVVLFLYGMRAGGADHLWAGLTLGVLAGAAVGFGLYAGLLRIPLRHFFGATNAMLVLLAAGLASSAARYLIQADLLPAWGQPLWDSSWLLGNGSLLGQTAHVLIGYDARPAGMQMVFHGMTLVVLWWGARFMRRQQTRRVPTGTTPSRTMSVDDAASNLGQRTLA
- a CDS encoding cupredoxin domain-containing protein, whose protein sequence is MKILMSALLALMLPLLASATDVPGYTLTLKDHRYQPAELHIPANTRVKVELVNQDPSPEEFESDDFPAEKIVMPNSRISIFIGPFKPGRYRFYGDFHQPTAQGTLVVE
- the cgtA gene encoding Obg family GTPase CgtA, whose amino-acid sequence is MKFVDEAHIKVMAGDGGNGCISFRREKFIPFGGPDGGDGGFGGSIWLVADEGLNTLIDFRHQRSFKAKRGENGMGSQMYGKGGEDTTIRVPVGTMITNVDTDEVIGDLTSHGQRMLVAQGGKGGLGNIHFKTSVNRAPRKATPGTPGDVRELKLELRLLADVGLLGFPNAGKSTFIRAVSAATPRVADYPFTTLHPNLGVVSLGTDQSFVIADIPGLIEGASEGAGLGIQFLRHVSRTSLLLHIVDIAPIDGSDVAGQVRAIEQELEKFNPELLERPRWLVLNKADLLAEDERQAAAEQVVAELGWTAPWFLVSAATRDNTMPVCQQVQRFFESQREENRERTDMLPNDVRLRGEPPQD
- the rpmA gene encoding 50S ribosomal protein L27, producing MAHKKGVGSSRNGRDSNPKYLGVKIYGGQAIEAGNIIVRQRGTQFHPGVGVGLGRDHTLFALIDGTVKFAIRGDKNRRFVDVVQA